In Coffea eugenioides isolate CCC68of chromosome 4, Ceug_1.0, whole genome shotgun sequence, the genomic stretch GCCTTGCTTGGACATGTTACTGTACAGATACAATTAATTGCTTCTCAAATTTCTTACCCAAGTGTCTGCTAGACGTGCTCAGGCAGCACCTGGCATGAAGCCTGAAGGTGACATTTTTGTTTACATTGCTTGTGCCAACTGGCAACTCGTCAATGGTTTAGAGTTGGAGATGAGTCTGCAAGTGATTATCCCGGCTTTCTCTTTATCTGCTGGTGGCTGGACTATGGAATCTGTTGCTAGGATCTTGGACGACATACTTGGATGATCCTTTGTCCATAATCTTTGTCTGCTAAGCTCTTGTGATTTGTTTTTTATAGAAATTAATGCTGATGAAATATTTGTCCATAATCTGTACTTTGGATACTGGATGCTTTGGTGGTAACGTTTTCAAATGACATCTTCTTGCTGCTGTTTACCGACATTCTGTTTGCCAGATACTCCATCATATTAGTTGGCATTATGGCTGACGATCTCCCTGTCAAGCCCTGCCTAGATGCTATATTTTTGTCAGGTTATTCCGTGACAATACTTTTGTTTAAGTTCTTGAAAATATGAAACCGGAACAAATGTCACCAGTTCTGTTCCTATTCGAACCATGACAACCATTACACATTAACCAGGTTTTCCTTTTATGATTTTGTTGAATTCATTATCAAGTATAAAGGACATCAGGTTCAAAAATTTATGTTCAAGAAAATTATGTatgtatgtttttttttctatctaaaaaaaatgtaatacAAATCAATAATACGAGACTTTGATATGTTTCTTCTACATTCATTGCCTTTCTTAGAACCTTATTCTAATTTCAGtttctaatttttctaataTTGATGATTTTATAACCATAAGGGCAACTCTACCGCGAGCGCAGTTGTGaccacaaccggaacagtcccCATAAGGGTGGTTCAACCAAAACCGTGAATCCCGTCTATCTTGAACAAGAAACATTTGACACACAACTAATGAAATCAGCTAGAAGCAGAAAAAGTACCATAACAGTGGGAGGATGAACATAGAATTGAAGATGATCTTTGAATTTTATTTCTACCAACCTCTTTAACATCTAAAATACAGTAATCGACCAACCAATTTATTGCCTAGCAAAGAAATGAACAAGCGGGCATGGTGCCGTTGAAATTGTACAACAAAGCCAGGCAATCAGGCAATCATGAAGCGATGTATCTCAAGAACATCTCAGCTACATAGTTCACCTACTGATATTCTCAGCAGACACATCATTGTCTTCATCATCACCTTGTCGAATTTTAGCAATCTCTGCCTGAGCTCTCTCCAGGATCTGCCTCTTTTGTAATTCCAATTCTCTATGGAAGTCCATTCTCATCTTCTCGAGTTCCAGTATCTGCTGCCTCTTACTGTTTTCAATCTTTTCATATATCTCACTAAATTTCTCAATGGAATCTGCAAGTAACTTAAAGGAAGCTCCATTCCCTCTGTCCCTCACAGTCTTCGTTCTCTTGGGTGGCAGGCCCTCAGAATCATCCTCCTCAGCCTCAGCTGACTCAGAAATTCCTGGGCTATCCCTCATCTCGTCCAGTCCATTTGAACGGTTGAGATACTCCCCAGGGTTCATGAAAACATACTCCCCCGAGTCCACTCCACATGAAAGGCCAGCTTGCTGAGGAGGCGATGACAGCAACATATCCATTTTCTGAAAATAGACCCATttactcacaaaattcacagtCTCTGCCAATTTTGCCTTCTCCTTTTTGTACTTCTTCTTCAGTGTATCCAAACGGTTTCGGCATTGAGTGTCTGTCCTATCAATTTTCGACTGCTGGGAAACCTTCTCTGCAACTTCTTGCCACTCCTCAGACCGAAGACTCTTCCTCCCATGCTGGAGAAACTTGTCACCCCAAGCATCCAGTAAAATGAATGTTTCATGCTCACTCCAATCAGCAACTGCGTTTCGGCCTCCAAATGATGGCTTCGGCACAGGAACAGGTGCTGCTGATGTTGCTGGGACTCGAGGTGCAAACTCATAACTCGACAACAAGCTCTTAAGCTTCCTCTTCTTGGGGTGCCTCTGCATATCACCATAATCATCATCGTCATCATCCTCATTGTCATCATCAAATTCATCTCTCTCTACTCGTTGAACCCCATTTTCTTCATtgtcatcatcttcttcttcatcctcAACCTCTTCCTCTTCATCATCAACATCGTCATCCTCAACATATCGATTAATCACATTCTGACCAGCATTTCGAACAGGAAGCTTTTGGCGATTAGACGAGCCATAACCCTGACTCATACCATAAGTATTTGGTGGGTATCTAGCATCATCCTCAGTGTCATCCATTTTAGCACACACGGGATCAAGGAACCAATAAAGACTTTACCAAGCAATCCTGATTCCCACCTTAACTTGACAAGATTATACTCCTAAAATGAAAAGGCAAAAGTTCAAGTTTCCTATTATATATCATTGATATCACAATAGCAGAAATGATCTGCAACTAAATGTCCTAGAACGTACCACCAACGATTACCAACATTTAATTCCACTACTACTTATTGtgggaaaaaatggaaatttttaCCCTCAAATCCAACAATCATCCCTCCCAACTAATTAAAAGTTCAAATTTCTAAATTTAGCCCAACAAAGATCATATTGcaattaaaagggaaaaaatccaCAATGAAATTCAAGAGAAAAATATCATAAAATCTCAAAATCTGCTCTGAAAACaaacaataaattaaatttgtcttttTTCCAACCAgaataaattacaataaaaaaagaaaaaaaaacaggaaaCATGAGAGCCTTATCTCAAATAAGACAAAGTTAAGCCAGAAATACCTTAAAGTTTCAAACTTTCAGCAGAACCAAGCACCGAAGACCGACAGACACTACATGACTGAAAGCCCTGATGAAaaattctaccaaaaaaaaatttattttttttctcaagaAAACTTTTGTGATCCTGAGGCTTTTAGGCAGCAGCCAGCGATGCAAATTTCACATGGGGTTGcctaaattttcttgttttttatgAGGAATTTAAGGGTTTGGAGGGGGATAGATGGAGATGCAAGAATGATGAGAGAAAGTATCAAGAGTGCGCATCTGACCATGGAAGGAAATCAATATCGGATATAAAGTAGAAGCTGCTAAAATGCGCCGGATGCGTTTTGTTTCTCTCTGGTTGCAGTGATCCAATGTCCAAACTACCTTGGGTCCACGTGAAGTGGGCCACGGCTAACGAAAGAAGGAAGGGACGGCCCAAATAATGCCCACGTGCTTGGGGTTCCCTGTTGAGTTGCGTAAGTGCTAATTGGAGACAAAATTGAATTTTCAGAAGAGTAATAAATCTTATACAGTGGTACTGTATATACTATTACAATTggatgtataatatatatataaaatttgagtttcaaatttaaatttaaattatatattatacattcaATGATGAAAGTTTATATACTATTAGtatatagaaaattaattctTTTCAAAATGGTGGCAAGATAAAAGCTCCAGTTTACTAACTCAGGTTCATGAGCAATTTTTGCTAAGTAGCTGGATTTTaaatgtgtaaaaattttcttttgaggaacaattaggatttttttttactataaaaGAAGTacgttttccttttgattgtACAACATTTTGGGCCCATTTAGTATTTACATTATCAAATAGTTAGTAAAAAAGCAGGAGTGAGAGTGTAACCACTACCATTACTAATTTGCAATAGCATtcatatttataattatttgcctTAACTGAAAGCTCCACGTAATGTGTAATTTTCACTATAATTTGAATCCTTACTCCAAAATAgtgatctttttttttgtctgtaGGAGACAATTAAAAGCTAAACTAGAACTATTGTTTCCGAATTGAATCAGTATACTTTTAAGGTTTTTCCTACTTAGTgcccaaaggcatatgataagcaaatttaaaaaaagaaagataaattTACTATTAATGCTTGGAATTTACTATATAAGAAATTCACCCTCAAGCAAAAAAGGTAGCAACATGAAACTCATTTCTTATGGTGCGCCTTTAGAGCACCAAACAAATGAACCCTACTAAAATCTAAAAGTTTTGATTTTGAAGTTAGATTCCCATTTGCTACCAAATAATTGATGGTCTCTCTTAAATTTATATGTATTGTGAAGAGGTGAATTTTAGTTTAACGAGCTGTGCTGAGCGGTTAGGGTATTCTCCTGTAGTGGGGCACGGCTCTATAGAAATAGCCTGCTCAAATTATCATAGGCGGGGCTGTGTCCCCCGGTTTCCCTCCGACGGTCTAGTTAGTTCGGATAGGAATCAAAATGGAAGGAGCTATTGGGAGTGATTCTTACAGAATATTTAGTTGGTTCCTTCTGAGTGGGAGGCTctgatatttatatgagacaACTTGGAGGGAAAGATGGTGGGATTCAAGTTCCTAAGATCTGATGGGGACTGAGAATATCCGCTTGATTTGATAGGTCTGTGCAGGGGATAGGTCTCATCAGATGTCATGTCTGTCCTGCAAGTGTCAGGGCCTTTGACTAGACCTCTGTTATCACGTCAGTCACAGCGCTATTCTGGGACAATAGTAGACGTAGGAGTCACCTCGGTCCTCCATAAACGAGGTGTAGCCGAGGTGACCAGAATCGATGGGGGTCCCCTACGAGACGAAGGAATCAACCCGGCACAACCGGACCGAGATGTCCATTATCAGAAACTATGGGCAGAAAAGGAAGCTGGGCTTGGTTAAACCGAGCCGGGTCGACCATCCTCGTATTGAGAAGTAAAAATAAGAAGCATTGAAGTTTATTCCGCTTAGAAAGAGTACAAATCAGGTGAAAAATGGCATCAACATAACCATAcgctttccctttcttttttacCATAAGTCATTTCTCAATAATAGAGAAAACGCATTtgagtgtatttttttttctcccttaaATTCTTCACTATTTGCGAGTGACTCGCCACGTTCAAGTAAGGGTGGGTAATTATCCCCTTCCCCCCTCAACTTCGAAGAATTTTTAAAGTTAGCTtgacaaaatttttaattttcaattgtCTTATAATTGTACCCCcataaaaattctaaaattttctattttcctttaCTTTGCCCCCTAAGTTTGCCTTCCTAAGTTCTTGATGTCTATAATTATCACATAGTTTATAAATGATGGCATGTTTGAAATGAAGCCAAGTACTAGttaaaaatttaggaaaaaaaagtaaatttcaaaacttttggtacataaaaataaatgtaaaaaattttgttatctatagtaaaaaatttttttatctaGTTGTTGTTGTTGTAAAACACTatataattttttcaaaattcacaCAAGGATCATATTGgttattaaaatttttcaacaaaaaattttGCCTTAATTGTAGCAAttacccccccccccaaccGTGGGTCCTAACTCCGCCATTGAGTGTGACATATTTAATATATAAGATTTGGAGAACCTTGAAGTATAACATTAATTTCTTTGCAATTTTGAATGACTATAGTTGCGTAATTATTTTATATATGAGTCATATCAATTATAATGTTGGCAGTTTTAAATTGTATGTCAAATAAGCATTGCAATAAGTATCATAAAGCATATTGAATTTCAAGCTATATGAGAAATTTTATTGAAAATTATGTAAACCAACTTTAGAAAATTCATAACTGGAAGAATTGGTTAGTAAAACATGTTAAAAAGGTTGATATAGTTAATTTTGCTTAGCAATTAAGAATAGGTATGATGTAAATAATgtaaaaaatcaaattaatagAATCTTTAGATTATCATACCAtttgttaattttgaaaatgataatGACAAAATTAGCCGATATAGATATGATACAAGTACATATTAGTTGGTAAAAAAAGTCTAATTTAAAAGGCTCAAAATTGTACCATTAGTAGTTAAAAGTATAGGACAATTTAATTTATATCCAGCGATAAAGATAATTAAAATTTCGCTTTTCGACCGCATAATTATACTTGTTGACATTCGATAGAAATAATTGTTGATTAAAAAAGGATTACATCTTTGACTTAATTACCAATGCATCTCACAAGAATAATTGATTTTCCATGAACTTAACAAAATATTGAATATAATTACTTTTTAGGTATATTGCAATTGAATGGGTCTGATTTGTTATAGCAAATTCTTCCATGTACTTATCTGTGAActatttttttgggataatacgttacataaaattatataatagtTATTTTTTGGCACTCAAAGTATTATTTATTCGACACTTTAGTGATGACATTCAGAAATCAGAAGGTTAAAAAATCTGCATAAGACTCCTTTATGCATAAGTTTAATCTCCAGTGTTGAATAGTGTATCTTTAATACTAGTCAGTGTTTTAGGTGCCAATTAACAGTGGTTGGACTACTGGAGTTTTTAGCGTCTCATAAAGCCTTAAACAAGTAAGCAAAGACGTGGTAGTAAATTAACAGAAGTGCTATGACCATTTATTGGATTTCTTCGCTTAAACCAACTTTGGAAATTGAATTTAGTATTTCGTTAAGAAACCATGTTGAACAAAAGATAACAAAAGTTCCTTATTATGAAACCTAGTAGTACGTATTTGGTGCTGCTGGCAGTTGTATGTATAACCATAATGCTTGAATGCGCAAAATAGAGAGTTAACATCTCTTGAACCATTGACCTATTAATTTGGTACGTACGTGGTTGTTTTATTTTAAGTAAGTTTTACTCCATAAGGGTTTAGGGTTAGAATAAACTTATTTTTTGCGAGATTTGAATCCAAGACCTCAAATTCATGGCATAAACTACTTAAAACATGTATATATAGTCTCCATCCACAACATGCTTATGTTTTCtgataattagttagtttatGTTGGAAGAAATGAAGACAGGGGAATAAAATACTCCTAGTAACTGGCACAAACGGCAGAAAATCCTTGTGGAATACAAGGAAATAATTGTGGCAGAAAATCTTTGCCGGGTACGAAGAAATCCATGTCCATTTCATTCCTGGTACCAAATAAGTCAGTGCTCAGCTTTAACCTGCATTAATGGCGAGATATTGAAATTGTTACCGTGGCAAGGAAAAGAACAAAACAAGGGAAACGTTTTATGGCCGGTTGCAGAAATCCATCCCCGGCTTCTGAGTCAGTTATTTTGGCCTTAAGCAGCCAGCCCAGGAAAAAAGCGCTGTTCAAGTCCCATTCTTTTTAACTTTACTGTCATATTACATGCATATGCAAACACACCGATCATGTGATCCTCGGCTGGAGTGGGAGGATCAGAGGTTTAAGATGCGGATTAGGGTCTAATCCAAGCAAGCAATGCTGCCCCCACAGGAAACAATTCCAATTATTACCGATGCATGAAGACAATATCAATGGGGGATACGTGTTAAGACATGTGACGCGTGGAAGGGGAGCATAGATCATCATCTTGACGGTGGTTCTGCTATAAATTGGCCTGCATCTTTCAGTAGCTTTGCACTACTCAATGATGAGCTTTTATTAATTGGTACTGCAATTAATTTGGGGCATGCAAATTTAAGTATACCAGCCAGCAGCAAGATAAGGGCTTGTTTGAAGAGAGGTAAGAAGGAGAGAGAGTGAAATTTGGCAGCGTGCAAGTTATATATTTACCAATTTCTTATCATTTCCTGCATTCTAAATCTATAACTGCATAAGCTCTTGTGGAATGAATCACATCCACGAAGCTTTAAGGCGACTATCCAGGAGTTCTATTTATACATTTATCTGGAGAAAACCCCAAATGTTTCATGCCCTTTTGATTCACCTGAATTTTCTGGATTCAATCACACGCATGCATGTTGTCTTTGGGTATTTTTTTAGATTCATCTtcattttctcccttttccccTCATAGAAAGATGTGTTCTGTCCTCCATCTACTTGTTTCAGCTTTCGAAATCGGTATTGCTCATAAACTTCTGTTCTTCCCTTAAACTTTGATTTGATATATCCTGTTAATTTTCAAATTAAGGAATGGAGATCCTTTTTCCTATTTTGCCATTTTGTCTCTTTACTCACGGTTGTTTATCAATTCTCCCAATTCTTTCCGATTAATCTCATGCAGGCAGCCATCTTTCAAGAACCAAAGGTTTCCGTGCAGACATGAATTATTCAAGAGTTCAAAACTTCCGGAAGAACCAAAAGCAGCATATTTCTACTAAAGCAGCTGCTATGCAGATGATTCGGAGGAGCTCATCTTCTGATCTGTCAGAAATTTGCTCAATTGGTTCTGGAAGCTCACTGGAGTCTCTGGCCTCCTTGGCCAGTGATTCAGGCAACAGATTTTCCTCTGGTACACCTCCATCTGCTCTGAAGTCTTCTGATCATCCACCAAAAATTCCATTTCAGAAGCAGAAAGCTGCACTAGGAAATAAGAAGATGGGAAAACCAGGCTTCCTGAGTTTACTAGCTGACAAGGAGGTCCGACCATTCCAGAACAAGCATATTATT encodes the following:
- the LOC113768051 gene encoding trihelix transcription factor ASIL2-like, with translation MDDTEDDARYPPNTYGMSQGYGSSNRQKLPVRNAGQNVINRYVEDDDVDDEEEEVEDEEEDDDNEENGVQRVERDEFDDDNEDDDDDDYGDMQRHPKKRKLKSLLSSYEFAPRVPATSAAPVPVPKPSFGGRNAVADWSEHETFILLDAWGDKFLQHGRKSLRSEEWQEVAEKVSQQSKIDRTDTQCRNRLDTLKKKYKKEKAKLAETVNFVSKWVYFQKMDMLLSSPPQQAGLSCGVDSGEYVFMNPGEYLNRSNGLDEMRDSPGISESAEAEEDDSEGLPPKRTKTVRDRGNGASFKLLADSIEKFSEIYEKIENSKRQQILELEKMRMDFHRELELQKRQILERAQAEIAKIRQGDDEDNDVSAENISR